The nucleotide window CGCCGGAAGACGAGGGTGAGTACGACGACCTGATCGAGGAGATGTTGGAGGAGATGACGATCATCGAAGACGAGTCGGCCACCAGCGGGCCGGTCGCCCGGATCCGAAACTGGGGGCGGACGGAGGTGTCCCGCCAGATGTACGAGAACATCCGGTACCGGCTCAACCGCGACATCGTCGGGTTCGGGCCGTTGGAGCCGATCATGCGGGACCCGGCCAACGAGGACATTCACGTCATCGGTCCCAGCGAGTGTCACGTCGACCACGCCGTCTTCGGGATGCTGGAGACGACCGTCGACTTCGGCACCCCGAAGGAGTTCGACAACTGGCTCCGGAACATGGGCGAGCGGATGGGCGACCCGGTGTCCGACTCGAACCCCATCGTGGACAGCACGCTGCCGGACGGCTCGCGTATCAACATCATCTACTCCGACGACGTGTCGGTGAAGGGGTCGTCGCTGACCATCCGGCAGAGCGAGGACACGCCGTTGTCGATCAACCAGATCACGAAGTGGGGGACGCTCTCGCCGAAGCTGGCGGCGTACCTCTGGCTGTGTCTGGAGAACGAACAGACCGTGTTCGTCGTCGGGGAGACGGCGTCGGGGAAGACGACGACACTGAACTCCTCGCTGTCGTTCATCCCACGGGACTCGAAGATCTACACCGCGGAAGACACCGCGGAGGTCGTCCCGCCACACAGCACCTGGCAGCAGTTGCTCACCCGCGAGGACGGCGGGGAGGAGGAGGGGTCGGACGTGGACATGTTCGACTTGGTCGCGGCGGCGCTGCGGTCGCGCCCGGACTACATCATCGTGGGCGAGGTGCGTGGCGCCGAGGGGCGGATGGCGTTCCAGGCCGCCCAGACGGGCCACCCCGTCATGCTCACCTTCCACGCGTCGGACATCGTCTCGATGATCCAACGGTTCACCTCCGACCCGATCAACGTCCCGGAGACGTTCATGGGGATCGCGGACGTGGCGTTGTTCCAGAACCGTGTCAAGCAGGGCGACGACGTGCTCCGCCGGGTCACCTCCGTCCAGGAGATCGAGGGGTACTCCGACGAGATGGACGGGGTCGTCACCCGGCAGGTGTTCGACTGGGACCCGGTGGAAGACGAGATCGTGTTCCGCGGCATGAACAACTCCTACGTCCTGGAA belongs to Halobaculum sp. MBLA0143 and includes:
- a CDS encoding type II/IV secretion system ATPase subunit; translation: MTDQGNANPSSQLQELAMRRPHLREHLQKFKQITGEYPMFVEEPDDEHEVRRPNLVYPVGGPIFVHVYGDYGQDTTYYAIEPTLTGNEEEVLDGMKDELLQKSGHAPAPEDEGEYDDLIEEMLEEMTIIEDESATSGPVARIRNWGRTEVSRQMYENIRYRLNRDIVGFGPLEPIMRDPANEDIHVIGPSECHVDHAVFGMLETTVDFGTPKEFDNWLRNMGERMGDPVSDSNPIVDSTLPDGSRINIIYSDDVSVKGSSLTIRQSEDTPLSINQITKWGTLSPKLAAYLWLCLENEQTVFVVGETASGKTTTLNSSLSFIPRDSKIYTAEDTAEVVPPHSTWQQLLTREDGGEEEGSDVDMFDLVAAALRSRPDYIIVGEVRGAEGRMAFQAAQTGHPVMLTFHASDIVSMIQRFTSDPINVPETFMGIADVALFQNRVKQGDDVLRRVTSVQEIEGYSDEMDGVVTRQVFDWDPVEDEIVFRGMNNSYVLEEQIAALLGYADTRDIYDDLEFRAELMERMIQEGILEYHEVNETIEAFQRDGVEGLPFDMHRSTR